The Corynebacterium marinum DSM 44953 genome contains the following window.
CCGCGCAGGCGGGTCCACTCCATGCCGAGGGGTTCCATGACGCCCTGGCGGAGGTATTCGGCGAAGTCCATGCCGGCGGCTTCGGAGACGGCGTCGGCAAGGATCTGGAAGCCGTGGTTGGAGTAGATGCGGCGCTCCCCCACCCCGCGCACGCGATCGCCCTCGTTGAAGCCGACGCCGGAGGCGTGTGCCAGGAGGTGGCGGACAGTTGACCCCGAAGGGCCCAACGGGGTGTCCAGCTCGAAGATGCCCTCCTCCACGGCCATGAGGAAACCGAAGGCGCTTAAGGGTTTGGTCACGCTCATCAGCTCGAAGACCTTGCCCAGGTCGCCGATGCGGTGGATGTCATCGCCGTCGATCACCGCCGCGGCATAGTTGTCGACGGGCCATTGCTTCACCAGATCCAGAGCCTTCACAACACCTCACTCTAGCCGGAGCAGGAGCCGGTCGATCGCGGCGTTGAGGA
Protein-coding sequences here:
- a CDS encoding serine hydrolase domain-containing protein — encoded protein: MKALDLVKQWPVDNYAAAVIDGDDIHRIGDLGKVFELMSVTKPLSAFGFLMAVEEGIFELDTPLGPSGSTVRHLLAHASGVGFNEGDRVRGVGERRIYSNHGFQILADAVSEAAGMDFAEYLRQGVMEPLGMEWTRLRGAAGWEAEGTAHDLITFLLELMHPTLLHPSTLAEATTIQFPDLAGIVPGYGMMKPCPWGLGFEIKGAKDPHWTGPNMPADTFGHFGQSGTYIWVAPDTGRAMVALTDRPFGDWAKPLWSDTNAAIWEELAG